One stretch of Gambusia affinis linkage group LG05, SWU_Gaff_1.0, whole genome shotgun sequence DNA includes these proteins:
- the LOC122831498 gene encoding DENN domain-containing protein 3-like isoform X1, which produces MTDCLPPTLLEACVVVGASSEKLQEIYQAGNGSVSSESLLLEPEILHVLAPPFHSRSAENETSKLHGKRHHSFLRKKKEHSSSDQSASERKEGSEDVGVPKNIDLMALPQLCFPGGLLVTGEEKKEQFHFLVFTDVFGNKTHGVVMRYYRSILEGTTGYQRGAGSLKFSKCFSAVGVCVISKYPYFTALKDCLSCLLFQLRSCRLSEMEEKLNEFAVKLSLVPIPPPGQLHLMFTLRPLTIVLPSREDKSLPAIDLDLHLPFLCFRPQQLLLVLSCLLQEQRVVLFSADLARLTLIAESLLIFLQPLTWQHPYVPVLARGMLDFLMAPTAFLMGCHLSHYAEVAAETDDLILVNIDDGTVSTSLSDAIDIPEIPPAAADYFIQRSRSLQIHFDLDQYHSASCMDINEQRAHRRAWQHKLNHEIQKISLQLLVSIFRDVCSHLNYEHRVFHSEEFLKTREPDELLFYKVVLDTHIFHSFLRDRLNKKMDYFARMELSTRAEMQKRSVVGVPRRPTMQEILTRRKSSVVGNKLSKRLGMSLPNLGGYQVISFEKNPLLTRGIMSDSALKTPPDPVKVFKLPEFPVFLSSHSVQAYYSELIQLLGNAIFSVQTENSSLLARFYYLRGFINTLCSRRLDALSDFQSLNKTDTAIFPTHLVTWLVDSLHQDELQQAQKRPELKSLLFKIKTDNEKPAVRTDNRIKKFKLPQTPLDQDEFVRCIQECGVVKDVATISRLFDALTNEQHTKVDPKVFRTFYTFLKETEAEAQNVNLLSEVVSRLDDGECVYKLSSRVKTSYGVGKIAMTQKRLFLLTEGQPGFLEIVKFRDIQEVKMASAPFLLVRILSLRIKTFSRPELFEANLKMETELWNLIIKEMWAGRKMGDQDKDPQCMTQALTNVLLMDAVVGCLNPHRSISAASKLVYFDKILHEVHTVVPSCTTSETLKHKINPSLDLAEPQTVCVLLYTPGQLQDKKSPVVMNPKLWVALSDGRVVVFDAASWSMLQDCIQTGELQVTCMMGLVHDQVWMGSQDSVIYIIDTHSMSCNKQLTEHRHEVTGLSVDTTDHSKGSRQLAYSCSCDGTILQWDSATLKVKRQFHLSCDRLSSIRFYDGILWCCCGDSIVELKKCGTPQRRIELPDDLRCMPSYFSCFIVVPERGQVWTGCSDSVELCLWQTDNLKQSPKRISLPGTSGVTCMIRVKNQIWVGCRGWSRVGGLCDGQLKSLVLVLDLDSLTVTKELLAHSDSIQTLCSAEDRYVLSGSARRDGKIAIWQVA; this is translated from the exons ATGACTGACTGTTTGCCGCCTACTTTGCTGGAGGCCTGTGTGGTGGTTGGAGCGTCCAGTGAAAAACTTCAGGAAATCTACCAG GCTGGTAACGGCAGTGTAAGCTCAGAGTCTCTCCTGTTGGAGCCGGAGATTCTTCATGTTCTGGCTCCCCCCTTCCATAGCAGGTCAGCTGAGAATGAGACGTCAAAGTTGCATGGAAAACGACACCACTCGTTTctcagaaagaagaaagagcaTTCTTCTtcag ATCAAAGTGcatcagagagaaaagaaggaagcGAAGATGTGGGTGTACCAAAAAATATCGACCTCATGGCATTGCCTCAGCTCTGTTTTcctg GCGGTCTGCTGGTCACtggggaggagaaaaaagagcagttccacttcctggtttttaCCGACGTCTTCGGCAACAAGACTCATGGAGTAGTGATGCGGTATTATCGATCAATTCTG GAAGGGACGACTGGTTATCAGCGTGGAGCTGGATCTTTAAAGTTCTCCAAATGTTTCTCCGCTGTCGGTGTTTGTGTCATATCCAAGTATCCTTATTTCACTGCCCTCAAAGACTGCCTGTCATG TCTTCTGTTTCAGCTGCGTTCATGTCGGTTATCAGAGATGGAGGAGAAACTGAATGAATTTGCAGTCAAGCTGAGCCTTGTGCCAATCCCACCTCCTGGGCAGCTTCATTTG ATGTTTACATTACGTCCTTTGACTATTGTGTTACCGTCCAGAGAGGACAAAAGCCTTCCAGCTATCGACTTGGACCTCCACCTGCCTTTCCTTTGCTTCCGACCGCAGCAACTACTGCTG GTGCTTTCTTGTCTTCTGCAGGAGCAACGGGTGGTATTGTTTTCTGCTGACTTGGCAAGGCTGACTCTAATAGCAGAAAGcctgttaatttttttgcag cCTCTGACATGGCAACATCCTTATGTTCCTGTGCTGGCCAGAGGAATGCTGGACTTCCTGATGGCTCCGACTGCCTTTCTTATGGGATGCCATCTGAGCCATTATGCTGAAGTTGCTGCT GAAACTGATGATTTGATCTTAGTGAATATTGATGATGGGACCGTTTCGACTTCTTTGTCTGATGCTATTGATATCCCTGAAattcctccagctgctgcagactACTTCATACAGAG GAGTCGCTCATTGCAGATACATTTTGACTTGGACCAGTACCATAGCGCAAGCTGCATGGACATCAATGAGCAGCGTGCACATAGAAGAGCCTGGCAACACAAACTCAATCATGAGATCCAGAAGATTTCTCTGCAACTGCTGGTCAGCATATTCAG GGATGTTTGCAGTCATCTGAACTATGAACATCGAGTGTTTCACAGTGAAGAGTTCCTGAAAACAAGAGAGCCAGATGAGCTGCTTTTTTACAAAGTG GTATTAGACACACACATCTTCCACTCCTTCTTGAGGGATCGGCTCAACAAAAAAATGGATTACTTTGCGCGAATGGAGCTCAGCACTCGGGCTGAGATGCAGAA AAGGTCTGTTGTTGGGGTACCACGCAGACCAACCATGCAAGAAATCCTAACCCGGAGAAAGAGTTCTGTTGTTGGGAACAAGCTGAGTAAAAGACTGGGGATGAGTCTCCCTAACTTGGGGGGATACCAGGTTATCAGTTTTGAGAAAAACCCACTTCTCACAAGGGGCATCATGTCTGATTCAg CGCTGAAAACTCCTCCCGACCCTGTAAAGGTTTTTAAACTCCCAGAGTTCCCAGTGTTTCTGTCTTCTCACTCTGTCCAAGCTTATTATAGTGAGCTCATCCAACTGCTGGGAAATGCTATTTTCTCTGTCCAAACCGAGAACTCTTCTCTGCTGGCCAG ATTTTACTACTTGCGAGGTTTCATCAACACGCTATGTTCAAGGCGACTGGATGCTTTGAGTGATTTCCAGAGTCTCAACAAGACCGACACGGCAATCTTTCCCACGCATTTGGTCACATGGCTCGTGGACTCTCTGCATCAAGATGAGCTGCAGCAAGCCCAAAAGAGACCTGAGCTTAAGAGTCTTCTTTTCAAG ATAAAAACAGATAATGAGAAGCCGGCTGTACGGACAGATAATCGCATCAAGAAGTTTAAACTTCCTCAGACTCCCTTGGATCAGGACGAGTTTGTACGCTGCATTCAGGAATGTGGAGTGGTGAAGGATGTGGCAACAATAAGTCGCTTATTTGATGCACTCACTAATG AACAACATACAAAGGTGGACCCAAAGGTCTTTAGAACGTTTTACACCTTCTTGAAGGAGACAGAGGCCGAAGCGCAAAATGTCAACCTCCTCTCTGAGGTCGTCAGCCGCCTTGATGACGGCGAATGTGTTTACAAGTTGTCCTCGCGTGTCAAGACCTCGTACGGTGTCGGAAAAATTGCCATGACGCAGAAACGCTTGTTTCTGCTCACAGAGGGACAGCCGGGTTTCCTGGAAATTGTAAAGTTCAGAGACATACag GAGGTAAAGATGGCCTCCGCCCCCTTTCTTCTTGTCCGTATTCTCAGTCTTCGGATCAAGACTTTTAGCAGGCCTGAGCTATTTGAAGCAAACCTAAAGATGGAGACCGAACTCTGGAACCTCATCATCAAAGAGATGTGGGCTGGGCGCAAGATGGGTGACCAAGATAAG gACCCGCAGTGCATGACTCAAGCTCTGACTAATGTCTTGTTGATGGATGCTGTTGTTGGCTGCCTGAACCCTCACAGATCCATCTCTGCAGCTTCGAAGCTGGTTTACTTTGATAAAATCTTACATGAAG TTCATACGGTAGTTCCTAGTTGTACTACCTCAGAGACTCTGAAGCATAAAATCAACCCATCTCTGGACTTAGCCGAACCTCAGACTGTATGTGTGCTGCTGTACACGCCAG GTCAGTTACAGGACAAGAAATCCCCTGTAGTGATGAACCCCAAGCTGTGGGTGGCACTGAGTGACGGCAGGGTGGTTGTATTTGATGCAGCTAGCTGGTCAATGCTGCAGGATTGCATTCAGACGGGAGAGTTACAAGTG ACATGCATGATGGGGCTGGTTCATGATCAGGTCTGGATGGGTTCTCAGGACTCTGTTATTTACATCATCGACACCCACAGTATGTCCTGCAACAAACAGCTGACCGAACACCGACATGAAGTGACTGGCCTCTCTGTAGACACCACAGATCATAGCAAAGG GAGTAGGCAACTTGCTTACTCCTGCAGCTGTGACGGGACAATCCTGCAATGGGACTCGGCTACTCTGAAGGTGAAGCGCCAGTTCCACCTCAGCTGTGACCGTCTCTCCTCCATACGATTCTATGACGGCATCCTTTGGTGCT GTTGTGGTGACAGCATTGTGGAACTAAAAAAGTGTGGCACTCCACAGAGGAGGATAGAGCTTCCTGATGACTTGCGGTGCATGCCCAGTTACTTCAGCTGCTTTATTGTTGTTCCAGAG CGCGGACAAGTTTGGACAGGTTGCTCTGACTCGGTGGAATTGTGTCTCTGGCAGACTGACAACCTCAAACAATCACCCAAAAGAATTTCTCTGCCAGGCACTTCAGGAGTCACGTGTATGATTCGAGTCAAAAACCAG ATCTGGGTTGGCTGCAGAGGATGGAGCAGAGTTGGAGGTCTTTGTGACGGTCAGCTGAAAAGCCTGGTGTTGGTGTTGGACTTAGACAGTCTCACAGTGACAAAAGAGCTACTGGCCCATTCGGACAGTATCCAGACTCTCTGTTCTGCTGAGGATCGCTATGTCCTGAGCGGCTCTGCACGTCGGGATGGCAAAATTGCCATCTGGCAGGTtgcataa